Proteins encoded in a region of the Natator depressus isolate rNatDep1 chromosome 23, rNatDep2.hap1, whole genome shotgun sequence genome:
- the LOC141976581 gene encoding scavenger receptor cysteine-rich domain-containing group B protein-like: MLEKPGDLDGSSKRHDQGQLRLRLTSGPSSCSGRVEVLINDTWGAVCDAGWGLPEAGVVCKQLGCGTALSAPGVAQFGHGAGDVWLEGVSCLGQESLITECQLSRLGPGLCGRGSEASVVCAGQAGSGLLWSVLLSLGAVVVLICGALLCWRRRRGRAARNPLGHVHLEELEAPGTPPQTQEVANPETPEETDNEMTWLVREDVVL, encoded by the exons ATCAGGGCCAGCTGAGGCTGCGGCTGACAAGTGGCCCAAGCTCCTGCTCTGGGCGAGTGGAGGTGCTGATTAACGACACCTGGGGTGCCGTGTGTGATGCCGGCTGGGGCCTGCCGGAGGCGGGGGTTGTGTGCAAGCAGCTGGGCTGCGGCACGGCGCTGTCGGCCCCGGGTGTTGCTCAGTTCGGTCACGGGGCCGGCGACGTCTGGCTGGAGGGCGTGAGCTGCTTGGGCCAGGAGTCTCTCATCACTGAGTGCCAGCTGAGCCGGCTGGGTCCCGGGCTGTGTGGCCGTGGCTCCGAGGCCAGCGTGGTGTGTGCTGGGCAGGCCG GCTCTGGGCTGCTCTGGTCCGTGCTCCTCAGCCTGGGTGCTGTCGTGGTGCTGATCTGCGGGGCCCTGCTCTGCTGGAGGAGGCGTCGGGGCAGAGCTGCTAGGAACCCCCTGG GCCATGTGCATCTGGAGGAGCTGGAGGCTCCAGGTACCCCACCCCAGACCCAGGAAGTGGCAAATCCAGAAACCCCCGAGGAGACCGACAACGAGATGACCTGGCTGGTGAGGGAAGACGTGGTGCTGTGA